A region from the Candidatus Nanopelagicales bacterium genome encodes:
- a CDS encoding ParA family protein, whose protein sequence is MSSTSAIPTVDLRNVPRILATLSLKGGVGKTSVVLGLAGAAAERGLRVLVVDLDPQANATASLDPLRTPYTTSDVLYDGRTGVAADAVVESAWSPLVRLVPSERALEHRATPSGPDSSRRLRHALEGVTDEYDVVLIDCPPSLGELTRNALNAADAALVVTEPSYFAVQGAEQALEAVSVVAKSGNPGLRAAGIVANRVRPTLPEHVYRMDEMRAAFGDLILGGLPDRSAVQQAQGACTPVQRWQSNGAADICRALDVLHVHLFGDSTRVETSPVTPRAGISASDSALRSIPTAMEQR, encoded by the coding sequence GTGAGTTCAACGTCAGCAATCCCCACCGTGGACCTGCGCAACGTGCCACGAATTCTCGCGACCCTTTCCCTCAAAGGTGGGGTCGGCAAAACCAGTGTTGTGCTCGGTCTTGCCGGTGCCGCAGCTGAACGTGGTCTGCGCGTGCTGGTTGTGGACCTTGACCCGCAGGCAAACGCCACCGCCTCGCTGGACCCACTTCGGACCCCGTACACGACTTCCGACGTGCTCTACGACGGGCGGACCGGGGTCGCCGCCGATGCTGTCGTCGAGTCTGCCTGGAGCCCGCTGGTCCGATTGGTTCCCAGCGAACGAGCACTTGAGCACCGGGCGACCCCGTCAGGACCCGATTCGTCACGGCGCCTGCGGCACGCGCTGGAGGGCGTCACCGATGAGTACGACGTCGTCCTCATTGACTGCCCGCCATCACTCGGGGAATTGACTCGCAATGCGCTCAACGCCGCGGACGCGGCACTAGTCGTCACAGAGCCTTCCTACTTCGCGGTGCAGGGAGCAGAGCAGGCACTGGAGGCCGTATCGGTTGTCGCCAAGAGTGGCAACCCCGGTTTGCGTGCTGCGGGGATCGTCGCCAATCGGGTCCGGCCTACCTTGCCCGAGCACGTCTACCGCATGGACGAGATGCGCGCGGCGTTTGGTGACCTCATCCTCGGTGGCCTGCCCGACCGCTCAGCGGTGCAACAGGCCCAAGGTGCTTGCACGCCCGTCCAGCGCTGGCAGAGCAACGGTGCCGCCGACATCTGCCGAGCGCTGGACGTTTTGCACGTTCACCTCTTCGGCGACAGCACGCGGGTCGAAACGTCACCGGTTACTCCTCGAGCCGGGATCTCCGCCAGCGACTCGGCACTGCGCTCGATCCCGACCGCGATGGAGCAGCGATGA